Proteins found in one Aneurinibacillus uraniidurans genomic segment:
- the fsa gene encoding fructose-6-phosphate aldolase — MRFFIDTANVNEIREVNEWGVLAGVTTNPSLVAKEGRDFEETLKEIIDIIDGPISAEVISLEADGMIEEGEKLSSLSKNIVIKVPMTVEGLKAVKYFTKKKIKTNVTLVFSATQALLAARAGATYVSPFLGRLDDISHDGLQLISDISDIFTVHDIDTEIIAASVRHPIHVVECAKLGADIATIPYATFKQMVKHPLTDHGIERFLADWEKAQQK; from the coding sequence ATGAGATTTTTTATCGATACGGCAAACGTAAATGAGATTCGTGAAGTAAACGAGTGGGGCGTACTGGCAGGTGTGACGACAAATCCGTCACTGGTTGCCAAGGAAGGCCGTGACTTCGAGGAAACACTGAAAGAGATCATTGATATTATTGATGGACCGATCAGTGCGGAAGTCATTAGTCTTGAAGCGGACGGGATGATTGAAGAGGGTGAGAAACTTTCCTCGCTCTCCAAAAATATCGTCATTAAAGTTCCGATGACAGTGGAAGGCTTAAAAGCCGTTAAATATTTCACAAAGAAAAAAATCAAAACGAATGTGACGCTTGTTTTCTCGGCGACACAGGCGCTTCTTGCGGCACGTGCGGGCGCGACATACGTTTCTCCGTTCCTTGGCCGCCTCGATGATATTTCACATGATGGTTTGCAATTGATCTCTGACATCTCTGATATTTTTACCGTTCATGATATTGATACAGAGATCATCGCAGCAAGCGTTCGCCATCCGATTCATGTTGTGGAATGCGCGAAGCTTGGGGCTGATATTGCAACCATTCCGTACGCAACCTTCAAACAAATGGTGAAACACCCGTTAACAGACCACGGAATTGAACGTTTTCTTGCAGACTGGGAAAAAGCGCAGCAAAAATAA
- a CDS encoding UDP-N-acetylglucosamine 1-carboxyvinyltransferase: MEKLFIRGGHKLRGRVQISGAKNSAVALIPAAILAGAEVVLDNVPDISDVQIYTEILEDLGATVVRDNDMLRIDSSKMVAKPMPNGKIKELRASYYLMGALLGRFGEATIGMPGGCNLGPRPIDQHIKGFEALGTVLSHERGSLHLEGKNMVGTRVYLDVVSVGATINIMLAACRAKGRTVIENAAKEPEIIDVATLLNAMGASIKGAGTDVIRIDGCQELHGCRHSIIPDRIEAGTYMIAAAATRGDVVIDNIIPRHLESLTAKLREMKVEIEEEGDAIRVRGGGDYIGVDIKTLPYPGFPTDLQQPITALLTAAQGASIVTDNIYQARFKHVDHLLNMGAKIKVEGRSAVIEGPTPLYGARVTATDLRAGAALVIAGLMAEDVTEISGLTHIDRGYSNLEEKLRSLGAEMWREQHIQSAQ; encoded by the coding sequence GTGGAAAAGCTGTTCATTCGAGGCGGGCACAAGCTTCGAGGGCGTGTGCAGATTAGCGGAGCGAAAAACAGTGCGGTTGCGCTCATTCCCGCTGCTATTCTCGCCGGTGCCGAAGTTGTGCTAGATAATGTGCCAGACATTAGTGACGTACAGATTTATACGGAGATTTTGGAAGATTTAGGGGCGACAGTAGTCCGTGATAACGATATGCTGCGCATTGATTCTTCCAAAATGGTGGCGAAACCGATGCCGAATGGTAAGATTAAAGAGCTGCGAGCTTCCTACTATTTGATGGGTGCGCTGCTTGGCCGATTTGGCGAGGCAACAATCGGAATGCCTGGCGGATGTAACCTTGGTCCTCGTCCAATTGATCAACATATCAAAGGGTTTGAAGCACTCGGAACCGTATTGTCTCACGAGCGCGGGTCCCTACACCTTGAAGGAAAGAACATGGTTGGTACACGTGTCTATCTAGACGTTGTCAGTGTAGGGGCTACGATCAATATTATGCTAGCTGCCTGCCGGGCAAAAGGGCGTACCGTCATTGAGAATGCAGCGAAAGAACCAGAAATTATCGATGTGGCAACACTGCTGAATGCCATGGGAGCAAGCATCAAAGGTGCTGGCACAGATGTAATTCGGATTGATGGGTGTCAGGAGCTGCACGGTTGCAGGCATTCGATTATCCCGGATCGGATTGAAGCGGGCACATACATGATTGCGGCGGCTGCGACGAGAGGGGATGTCGTAATCGACAATATTATTCCTCGCCATCTTGAATCTCTTACAGCCAAATTAAGGGAGATGAAAGTGGAGATCGAAGAAGAGGGCGATGCGATTCGCGTGCGGGGTGGCGGTGATTATATAGGGGTTGATATCAAAACCCTTCCGTATCCAGGATTTCCAACCGATCTTCAGCAGCCAATTACAGCCTTGCTCACAGCAGCCCAAGGGGCAAGCATTGTGACCGATAATATTTATCAAGCCCGCTTTAAGCATGTCGATCATCTACTTAACATGGGAGCTAAAATTAAAGTAGAAGGGCGCTCGGCTGTTATTGAGGGGCCAACTCCTCTGTATGGGGCGCGTGTAACGGCAACCGATTTACGTGCTGGTGCGGCTCTTGTAATTGCAGGGTTGATGGCGGAAGATGTAACGGAAATTAGCGGTCTGACCCATATTGATCGTGGGTATTCTAATCTGGAAGAGAAATTAAGAAGTCTCGGAGCCGAGATGTGGCGCGAACAACATATACAAAGTGCGCAATAA
- the glpX gene encoding class II fructose-bisphosphatase — MERSLTMELVRVTEAAALASARWMGRGQKDEADGAATSAMRAVFDTVPMQGTVVIGEGEMDEAPMLYIGEKLGQGGGPEVDIAVDPLEGTNIVAKGTWNAMTVLAVADRGNLLHAPDMYMDKIAVGPEAAGKIDIDAPIIDNLRAVARAKGKDISDLVACVMDRERHAKIIHEIREAGARIKLISDGDVAGAINTAFEHTGVDILFGIGGAPEGVIAAVALKCMGGDFQGRLVPGNEEELARCKKMGLADPRQVLLLEDLVKGDDCIFAATGVTDGELIKGVRFSGTKATTQSLVMRAKSGTVRFIEGQHRLERKPEFVMKD; from the coding sequence ATGGAACGCAGTTTGACAATGGAATTAGTACGGGTAACAGAAGCGGCGGCGCTTGCGTCAGCCCGCTGGATGGGACGCGGTCAGAAAGATGAAGCGGATGGCGCAGCTACAAGTGCGATGCGTGCGGTCTTTGATACGGTTCCAATGCAAGGAACGGTTGTAATCGGGGAAGGCGAAATGGATGAAGCTCCGATGCTCTACATCGGGGAGAAGCTTGGTCAGGGCGGCGGTCCAGAAGTAGACATTGCTGTTGACCCACTTGAAGGCACGAATATTGTGGCCAAAGGTACGTGGAACGCGATGACAGTATTGGCGGTAGCAGACCGTGGTAATTTGTTACATGCTCCGGATATGTACATGGACAAAATCGCAGTAGGTCCAGAAGCAGCAGGGAAAATTGATATTGACGCTCCGATCATCGACAATCTGCGTGCAGTAGCCAGAGCAAAAGGGAAAGATATTAGCGACCTGGTAGCATGCGTAATGGATCGGGAACGTCATGCAAAAATCATTCATGAAATTCGGGAAGCTGGCGCTCGTATTAAGCTGATCTCAGACGGAGATGTAGCGGGGGCGATTAACACAGCGTTTGAACATACAGGCGTGGACATTCTGTTCGGTATCGGTGGCGCTCCAGAAGGCGTAATCGCTGCGGTTGCGCTTAAATGTATGGGAGGAGACTTCCAGGGACGTCTTGTGCCAGGCAATGAAGAAGAGCTTGCACGCTGCAAGAAGATGGGACTTGCAGACCCACGCCAGGTACTTCTACTCGAAGACCTCGTAAAAGGGGACGACTGCATTTTTGCAGCAACGGGTGTAACGGATGGAGAATTAATTAAGGGCGTTCGCTTTAGCGGAACGAAAGCGACGACACAATCGCTCGTTATGCGTGCGAAATCAGGTACGGTGCGCTTCATCGAAGGTCAGCATCGCCTTGAGAGAAAACCTGAGTTTGTGATGAAAGACTAA
- the rho gene encoding transcription termination factor Rho, producing the protein MEMNLAQLEEKKLTDLYKLAKEFQIPYYGTMKKRELIFAILHAQAERQGHMFMEGVLETHSDGFGFLRPVNYLPSAEDIYISASQIRRFDLRTGDKVSGKVRPPKENERYFGLLHVEAVNGEPPETSPERPHFPALTALYPQRNMVLETSPERVSTRVIDLIAPVGFGQRGLIVAPPKAGKTMLLKEIANSIATNHPHVELIVLLIDERPEEVTDMQRSVKGEVVSSTFDELPENHIKVAELVLERAMRLVEHKKDVVILLDSITRLARAYNVTVPASGRTLSGGIDPAAFHRPKRFFGAARNVEEGGSLTILATALIETGSRMDDVIYEEFKGTGNMELHLDRKLAERRVYPAIDIRRSGTRREELLFTKDDLAKVWALRKSIHDNNEFTEAFIKRLNESKTNQEFLDSIELEATKKTVTRTR; encoded by the coding sequence ATGGAAATGAATTTAGCGCAACTGGAAGAAAAGAAACTGACCGACTTGTATAAGCTTGCAAAAGAGTTTCAGATTCCGTATTACGGAACGATGAAAAAACGCGAGTTGATCTTTGCTATCCTGCATGCGCAGGCAGAGCGTCAGGGACACATGTTTATGGAAGGGGTACTAGAGACGCATTCGGACGGATTTGGATTTCTCCGTCCGGTGAATTATCTTCCAAGTGCGGAAGATATCTATATCTCAGCCTCCCAGATTCGCCGCTTTGACCTTCGTACGGGAGATAAAGTATCCGGTAAGGTACGTCCACCGAAAGAAAATGAACGTTACTTTGGCTTGCTGCATGTAGAGGCCGTCAACGGTGAACCGCCGGAAACATCGCCGGAGCGCCCGCATTTTCCGGCGTTGACGGCGCTGTATCCACAGCGGAATATGGTGCTTGAAACGTCGCCAGAACGTGTGTCGACCCGTGTGATTGATTTGATCGCGCCTGTTGGTTTTGGACAGCGTGGGCTGATTGTAGCCCCGCCAAAAGCAGGGAAAACAATGCTGCTAAAAGAGATTGCGAATAGCATTGCTACGAATCATCCTCATGTTGAGTTGATTGTGTTGTTAATTGATGAGCGCCCGGAGGAAGTAACGGATATGCAGCGCTCTGTTAAAGGAGAAGTCGTCAGCTCTACTTTCGATGAGCTGCCGGAAAATCATATTAAAGTAGCCGAACTCGTACTAGAACGTGCGATGCGTCTTGTTGAGCATAAAAAGGATGTTGTGATTCTGCTTGACAGTATTACACGCCTGGCACGTGCATACAATGTGACGGTGCCTGCAAGCGGTCGTACGCTCTCCGGCGGTATTGACCCGGCTGCGTTCCATCGCCCGAAACGTTTTTTCGGTGCTGCTCGTAATGTGGAAGAAGGCGGCAGTCTGACCATTCTAGCGACAGCGTTGATTGAAACGGGCTCACGGATGGATGACGTGATTTATGAGGAATTCAAAGGAACTGGAAACATGGAGCTTCATCTTGATCGCAAGTTAGCGGAACGCCGCGTGTATCCCGCTATCGATATTCGCCGTTCCGGTACGCGCCGGGAAGAACTTCTGTTCACGAAAGACGATCTGGCGAAAGTCTGGGCGCTGCGTAAATCAATTCATGATAACAATGAATTCACGGAAGCATTCATTAAACGCTTAAACGAAAGCAAGACGAATCAGGAATTCCTCGATTCAATTGAGCTAGAAGCAACGAAAAAGACCGTAACACGAACGCGGTAA
- a CDS encoding undecaprenyl-diphosphate phosphatase, with product MNDWQAILLGIIQGITEFLPISSTGHLYLGRHLFGLDEAGLFLDTMLHIGTLFAVLAVYGDDVLEIVRRPFSRITGLLLVGTIPAAGIGFLLADFFEEISRTGVTVGYEFLLTGFILWIADRWRDQGRRKLLDLTYGDALFIGCFQAAAIMPALSRSGLTIAASFFRGLNRDTAARFSFLLSIPAIGGGVVLQGAKLFTGEVRESIGLMPLLLGAIFSGLAGYVAVRWMIGLLKRGSLKWFAIYVWILGLFIIGAQASGVF from the coding sequence ATGAATGACTGGCAGGCCATTCTTCTCGGTATCATTCAGGGGATTACGGAGTTTCTGCCGATCAGCAGCACCGGACATCTGTATCTGGGACGGCATTTGTTCGGACTAGATGAAGCGGGGCTGTTTCTTGATACGATGCTGCATATCGGCACACTGTTTGCGGTACTGGCTGTATATGGAGACGATGTGCTGGAGATTGTGCGGCGGCCCTTTTCGAGGATAACGGGACTGCTTTTGGTCGGGACGATTCCGGCAGCCGGAATTGGTTTTTTGCTGGCTGATTTTTTTGAGGAAATCTCCCGCACGGGTGTAACGGTTGGATATGAATTCCTGCTGACTGGATTCATATTGTGGATAGCTGACCGCTGGAGGGATCAGGGGCGACGGAAATTGCTTGATTTAACATATGGCGATGCCCTTTTTATTGGTTGTTTTCAAGCGGCGGCGATTATGCCAGCCTTATCACGCTCTGGCTTGACGATTGCGGCTTCCTTTTTTCGGGGGCTGAATCGAGATACAGCAGCGCGGTTTTCTTTTCTTCTATCGATTCCGGCGATTGGTGGCGGTGTAGTGCTGCAAGGTGCTAAGCTTTTTACGGGCGAGGTGCGGGAATCGATTGGTCTTATGCCGCTTTTATTGGGGGCAATTTTTTCCGGGCTGGCTGGTTATGTGGCCGTCAGGTGGATGATTGGCCTGTTAAAGCGTGGTTCTTTAAAGTGGTTTGCCATTTATGTATGGATACTTGGCCTGTTCATTATCGGGGCGCAGGCGAGTGGGGTTTTTTAA
- a CDS encoding TrkH family potassium uptake protein, with protein MEEQLSRPKKPLFSLSAISPAQLFVAGFGAIILFGAFLLTLPAATVNGQGLPFIDALFTATSATCVTGLVVVDTGTTFTTFGQLTILGMIQIGGLGFMTVATLFTLILGRKISFRQRLLIQESLNQLSVEGVVKLVRKVLLFTLVFESAGALILTLHWAGEMGWSQAIYFGIFHSVSNFNNAGFDVVGGFRSLTPYVSDPIVNFVIITLILVGGIGFVVIAELIDYRTRRKLSMHTKVVLSMSAFLTVFGAILIFAFEFTNPKTLAPLDWSGKFWGALFQSVCTRTDGANTLSIGDMHQSSLFLMVILMFIGASPGSTGGGIKTTTFATLLAAVWAMVRSQGDIVFFKQRVHESKVYKALTIAFAALTLVILVTMILCITEKANFLVILFETTSAFGTVGLSAGLTPHLTEFGKILISFMMFAGRVGPLTVAFALNWDRKKKHFRYSEGKIIIG; from the coding sequence ATGGAAGAACAACTATCACGACCGAAAAAACCGCTGTTTTCCTTATCGGCTATTAGCCCAGCACAATTATTTGTCGCAGGCTTTGGCGCCATTATTTTATTCGGAGCATTCTTACTTACACTGCCTGCCGCTACTGTAAATGGACAAGGACTTCCATTTATTGATGCGCTATTTACGGCGACATCTGCGACATGCGTAACCGGGCTGGTTGTTGTTGATACAGGCACGACCTTTACCACGTTTGGTCAACTGACCATTCTGGGGATGATTCAGATCGGCGGCCTCGGGTTTATGACTGTCGCTACCTTATTTACACTCATTCTTGGGCGTAAAATTTCATTCCGTCAGCGCCTTCTGATCCAAGAATCACTTAACCAGCTTTCAGTAGAAGGTGTCGTCAAACTCGTACGAAAGGTTTTGCTTTTCACCCTTGTGTTCGAATCAGCTGGGGCACTTATTCTGACTCTTCACTGGGCAGGTGAGATGGGCTGGTCGCAGGCGATTTATTTCGGCATCTTCCATTCCGTATCCAACTTCAATAATGCTGGATTTGATGTGGTCGGTGGTTTTCGAAGCTTAACTCCGTATGTAAGCGATCCGATTGTAAACTTTGTTATTATTACCTTAATTCTTGTAGGCGGGATCGGGTTTGTTGTCATTGCTGAGCTGATCGACTACCGCACCCGACGCAAGCTTTCCATGCATACAAAAGTTGTCCTATCAATGAGTGCCTTTCTCACTGTGTTTGGTGCCATTCTTATCTTCGCTTTCGAATTTACCAATCCAAAAACACTCGCCCCACTCGATTGGTCAGGGAAGTTCTGGGGGGCACTCTTCCAATCAGTCTGTACACGGACAGATGGCGCAAATACGCTTTCGATTGGAGACATGCATCAGTCCAGCCTCTTTCTTATGGTCATTCTCATGTTCATCGGGGCATCCCCTGGTTCAACCGGGGGCGGGATCAAGACGACTACATTTGCTACTCTGCTTGCCGCTGTCTGGGCAATGGTCCGCAGCCAGGGAGATATCGTATTCTTCAAACAGCGCGTTCATGAGAGCAAAGTATACAAAGCCCTTACCATCGCTTTTGCTGCACTCACACTGGTCATACTCGTTACAATGATTCTTTGTATTACAGAAAAAGCGAACTTCCTGGTGATTCTATTCGAGACTACATCGGCATTTGGTACAGTCGGGCTATCAGCAGGATTAACCCCGCACTTGACCGAATTCGGTAAAATCTTGATTTCCTTCATGATGTTTGCAGGACGTGTTGGTCCACTTACGGTTGCATTCGCCTTAAACTGGGATCGCAAGAAAAAACATTTCCGTTATTCCGAAGGCAAAATTATTATCGGCTAA
- a CDS encoding radical SAM protein, protein MYLVYADKRGQVYDHSELIGLGRSGDSLMEILEEELIPLPEGATLVSLPNCHPVGMDPNTGEMVRLTEYQAVGALMPQGYTRLMFPGYVKENKEDKLPLFGYTAVVWRDGVFFVAAEASDEPYRWNPDNFPRCDLEKLVKDTVNQYPENRIFTHLSNCTLGYGCLTASNTFFNRWEAGLPVSYSCNAGCYGCISEQPDDSGFVSPQTRMNFKPTEDELVEVMMHHLKTPESIISFGQGCEGEPSTQAAIITKAMRRVREQTDMGFININTNAGLTDHIRAIVDAGLDLMRVSTISALDEHYNAYYRPRGYTLANVEQSATYASSQGVYTSINYLVFPGVFDREEEMEAMIEFIRRSGIRLIQMRNLNIDPDSYLAMIPQAKGEVFGMKQALEIYRAELPDVIIGSYTHVPPAAYQERRRQTLAQLKNKTQ, encoded by the coding sequence ATGTACCTTGTATATGCGGACAAGCGAGGGCAAGTATATGACCACTCAGAATTAATCGGGCTTGGGCGGAGCGGCGATTCTCTGATGGAAATACTAGAAGAGGAACTGATTCCGCTTCCAGAAGGAGCTACGCTTGTTAGTCTGCCGAATTGTCATCCCGTTGGCATGGACCCGAATACAGGCGAAATGGTGCGTCTCACGGAGTATCAGGCGGTCGGAGCACTCATGCCACAAGGCTATACTCGCCTTATGTTCCCCGGTTATGTGAAAGAAAATAAGGAAGATAAGCTTCCTCTCTTTGGGTATACAGCGGTTGTCTGGCGGGACGGTGTTTTTTTTGTCGCGGCGGAAGCAAGTGATGAGCCATATCGCTGGAACCCAGATAACTTTCCGCGCTGTGATCTGGAAAAACTGGTGAAAGATACGGTAAATCAGTATCCGGAAAATCGAATTTTTACCCATCTCAGCAACTGTACGCTTGGCTATGGCTGTCTGACAGCATCGAATACATTCTTTAACCGCTGGGAAGCAGGGCTGCCGGTGTCATACTCGTGCAATGCGGGGTGCTACGGCTGTATTTCGGAGCAGCCTGATGATAGTGGTTTCGTCTCACCGCAGACACGAATGAATTTTAAGCCGACCGAGGATGAACTTGTAGAGGTTATGATGCATCATCTGAAGACACCAGAGTCGATTATTAGCTTTGGTCAGGGCTGTGAAGGAGAGCCGTCTACGCAAGCGGCGATTATTACGAAAGCGATGCGTCGTGTGCGTGAGCAGACAGACATGGGCTTTATTAATATCAACACGAACGCAGGCTTGACCGATCATATTCGGGCTATTGTCGATGCCGGGCTTGACTTGATGCGGGTCAGCACAATTAGTGCGCTTGACGAACATTACAACGCATATTATCGCCCGCGTGGCTACACACTAGCCAATGTAGAGCAATCTGCCACGTATGCGAGCAGTCAAGGGGTATATACCTCGATTAACTATCTTGTATTTCCAGGCGTATTCGACCGGGAAGAAGAGATGGAGGCGATGATTGAGTTCATCCGCCGCTCTGGTATTCGCTTGATTCAGATGCGCAACTTGAATATTGACCCGGACAGCTACTTAGCGATGATTCCGCAGGCGAAGGGCGAAGTGTTTGGCATGAAGCAGGCGCTGGAGATTTATCGGGCGGAGCTGCCGGATGTGATTATTGGTTCGTATACGCATGTGCCGCCGGCTGCTTATCAGGAACGCCGCCGCCAGACGCTAGCACAGCTTAAAAATAAAACCCAATAA
- the rpmE gene encoding 50S ribosomal protein L31: MRPGIHPDYKLTKVTCACGNEFETGSVKENLRVEICSECHPFYTGKQKFVDAGGRVDRFKKKYNIK; the protein is encoded by the coding sequence ATGAGACCGGGAATCCATCCTGATTACAAGTTAACGAAGGTTACTTGCGCTTGCGGTAACGAATTCGAGACCGGCTCAGTGAAAGAGAACCTGCGCGTGGAGATTTGCTCCGAGTGCCATCCGTTCTACACTGGCAAACAAAAATTTGTTGACGCCGGCGGTCGTGTTGATCGTTTCAAAAAGAAATACAATATCAAGTAA
- the prfA gene encoding peptide chain release factor 1: protein MLQRLESVIERYDRLTHLLCDPNVMNDPKKLREYSKEQSDIEPTVQAYREYKEVSEQLQDAKDMLEEKLDDEMREMVKMEVGELTERKEKLEEEIHILLLPKDPNDDKNVIIEIRGAAGGDEAALFAGDLYNMYTRYAAKHRFKVELLEANYTDIGGFKEVIFSVNGVGAYSRLKFESGAHRVQRIPTTESGGRIHTSTATVAVLPEAEEVEVEVNDNDIRVDLFCSSGAGGQSVNTTKSAVRLTHVPTGIVVTCQDEKSQHKNKDKAMRVLRARLYDKMQQEAFAEYADARKSAVGTGDRSERIRTYNFPQSRVTDHRIGLTLHKLDQVLNGEMDEIVDALVLHEQAELMRNAEGA from the coding sequence GTGCTGCAACGTTTAGAATCAGTAATAGAGCGTTATGATCGTTTAACGCATTTGCTTTGTGATCCGAACGTGATGAATGATCCGAAGAAACTTCGGGAGTATTCCAAGGAGCAATCTGACATTGAACCAACGGTACAGGCATACCGTGAATATAAAGAAGTAAGTGAACAGCTGCAAGACGCGAAAGACATGCTAGAAGAGAAGCTTGATGATGAAATGCGCGAAATGGTCAAAATGGAAGTTGGTGAGTTGACCGAGCGTAAAGAGAAGCTAGAAGAAGAAATTCATATTCTTCTGCTGCCGAAAGACCCGAATGACGATAAAAACGTAATTATCGAGATTCGTGGTGCGGCAGGCGGTGATGAAGCGGCGCTGTTCGCCGGTGATCTGTATAATATGTACACTCGTTATGCAGCAAAACATCGCTTCAAAGTCGAATTGCTAGAAGCAAACTATACAGACATTGGTGGTTTTAAAGAAGTTATCTTCTCTGTGAATGGTGTAGGTGCTTACAGCCGTCTTAAGTTTGAAAGCGGCGCTCACCGTGTGCAGCGCATTCCGACAACAGAGTCGGGTGGGCGGATTCATACGTCAACTGCAACGGTAGCGGTGCTGCCGGAAGCAGAGGAAGTAGAAGTAGAAGTAAACGACAACGATATTCGTGTTGACCTGTTCTGCTCCAGCGGCGCGGGCGGCCAGAGTGTTAATACAACCAAATCAGCCGTGCGCTTAACACACGTTCCGACTGGAATCGTGGTAACGTGTCAGGATGAGAAATCCCAGCATAAGAACAAAGACAAGGCGATGCGAGTTCTGCGTGCTCGTCTGTATGATAAAATGCAGCAGGAGGCATTCGCAGAATATGCGGATGCACGTAAATCTGCTGTTGGTACGGGTGATCGTAGTGAGCGCATCCGCACGTACAACTTCCCACAGAGCCGTGTAACGGACCATCGCATCGGCTTAACGCTGCATAAGCTTGATCAAGTTCTGAACGGTGAAATGGATGAAATTGTCGACGCACTTGTGTTGCATGAGCAGGCAGAACTCATGCGTAATGCCGAAGGTGCATAA
- the prmC gene encoding peptide chain release factor N(5)-glutamine methyltransferase: MTTREALQKASRFLQAENIEDALFLAEYALRHALGWDRTTLFSRMNEPLPADMWARVEAIIRRRAAGEPMQYIIGEQEFYGLTFEVNPDVLIPRPETELLVEEVLKQAHQMWPATNNLHIADIGTGSGAIVVTLAVEGEENWAYTAVDIAQASLDTARRNAERHGVESRIRFVQGDLLTPLLESGQRVDILVSNPPYIPSFDVTQLDTQVKDHEPLRALDGGEDGFDFYRRMVHELPNVLAERAIVGWEVGIHQAETVRAWLVDTGLFARVYIVDDLAGIGRHVIGIKL; the protein is encoded by the coding sequence ATGACGACGCGAGAAGCTTTGCAAAAAGCTTCTCGTTTTTTGCAGGCAGAAAACATTGAAGACGCACTGTTCCTAGCCGAATATGCGCTGCGTCACGCACTCGGCTGGGATCGGACAACTTTGTTTTCTCGCATGAATGAGCCACTCCCTGCGGACATGTGGGCACGTGTAGAAGCGATTATCCGTCGCCGTGCTGCCGGGGAACCGATGCAGTACATTATCGGAGAGCAGGAGTTCTATGGACTCACCTTCGAGGTGAATCCAGATGTACTTATTCCTAGACCGGAAACGGAATTACTTGTCGAAGAAGTGCTAAAGCAGGCGCATCAGATGTGGCCTGCTACAAACAACCTTCACATAGCGGATATCGGCACAGGAAGTGGTGCAATTGTAGTAACGCTTGCGGTCGAAGGGGAAGAGAACTGGGCGTATACGGCTGTCGACATTGCTCAGGCTTCGCTCGATACAGCCCGTCGCAATGCCGAACGCCATGGTGTGGAAAGTCGCATTCGCTTTGTGCAGGGCGACTTACTCACCCCTCTTCTTGAGAGCGGTCAGCGGGTAGATATTCTCGTCTCGAATCCTCCGTATATTCCATCGTTTGATGTGACACAGCTGGACACGCAAGTGAAAGATCACGAACCGTTGCGTGCACTTGATGGTGGAGAAGATGGATTTGATTTTTATCGTAGAATGGTGCACGAATTGCCAAATGTACTGGCGGAACGTGCGATTGTCGGCTGGGAAGTGGGCATTCACCAGGCAGAGACGGTACGAGCCTGGCTTGTGGATACCGGGCTGTTTGCTCGTGTGTATATCGTTGATGATCTGGCGGGGATTGGACGACATGTAATTGGAATAAAATTATGA
- the spoIIR gene encoding stage II sporulation protein R has translation MKKVVTKKFLYIAFALIVIIMNWEGQKEAFALVAKQAVPEQSIRLRILANSDTPEDQQLKRHVRDRVIESVKQWSSEAKNADDARVIIHKHLPELQGVVNRTIQEEGYTYPASVELRATDFPTKMYGTQVFPAGQYEAVRIAIGNAEGQNWWCVLFPPLCFTDISNGDTASSDKAAANKVDAKDKQQVEVRFFLIDWLTRLFA, from the coding sequence ATGAAAAAAGTCGTTACGAAAAAATTTCTTTATATCGCATTCGCACTTATTGTCATAATCATGAATTGGGAAGGTCAGAAAGAAGCATTTGCGCTTGTTGCGAAGCAAGCTGTTCCAGAACAATCGATTCGTCTGCGGATTCTGGCGAACAGTGATACACCAGAAGACCAGCAGCTCAAGCGTCATGTGCGCGACCGGGTCATTGAATCGGTGAAGCAGTGGTCATCCGAAGCGAAGAATGCAGACGATGCGCGTGTTATTATCCACAAGCATTTGCCAGAGCTGCAGGGGGTTGTGAACCGTACCATTCAAGAGGAAGGATATACGTATCCGGCTTCTGTTGAATTGCGTGCGACGGATTTTCCGACGAAGATGTATGGTACGCAAGTATTCCCTGCTGGACAGTATGAGGCAGTGCGCATCGCAATCGGCAATGCCGAGGGGCAGAACTGGTGGTGTGTACTGTTCCCGCCACTCTGTTTTACCGATATATCGAACGGGGATACAGCATCTTCTGACAAAGCTGCCGCTAATAAGGTGGATGCTAAGGATAAACAGCAGGTGGAAGTCCGATTCTTCCTGATTGACTGGCTGACTCGTTTATTTGCCTAA